A single region of the Coprobacter tertius genome encodes:
- a CDS encoding GNAT family N-acetyltransferase, whose protein sequence is MEKVMINHEKHFLYPVWSELYATAFPVFEQRTGEQQEYAFSCSQYRLTAYTDNGQFIGFIAYWTFDTYIYIEHFAVDTVLRGKGYGSRILNDFVVGNPKTVLLEIDPVVDEVSAARLKFYRRCGFYENEFPHIHPPYRIGCSGHSLVVLSGGRKISGEEYDRFAEDLKVQVMGIPK, encoded by the coding sequence ATGGAAAAGGTCATGATCAATCATGAAAAACATTTTCTTTATCCCGTATGGAGTGAATTATATGCCACGGCTTTCCCGGTTTTCGAGCAAAGAACCGGAGAGCAGCAAGAGTATGCATTTTCATGTTCCCAATATCGATTGACAGCCTATACGGATAACGGGCAGTTTATCGGATTCATCGCTTATTGGACATTCGATACCTATATTTATATCGAACATTTTGCAGTAGATACGGTACTTAGGGGTAAAGGATACGGTAGCCGTATCCTGAATGATTTTGTTGTCGGTAATCCGAAAACGGTGTTGTTGGAGATCGATCCGGTAGTGGATGAAGTTTCTGCTGCCCGGTTGAAATTTTATCGACGATGCGGATTTTACGAAAATGAATTTCCGCATATTCACCCTCCGTACAGAATAGGTTGTTCTGGTCATTCACTGGTGGTTTTGTCAGGCGGAAGGAAGATTTCCGGAGAAGAATATGATCGGTTTGCAGAGGATTTAAAAGTGCAAGTAATGGGTATTCCAAAGTGA
- the gdhA gene encoding NADP-specific glutamate dehydrogenase translates to MNIDLVIASLEAKHPGEDEYLQAVKEVLTSIEEVYNEHPEFEKAKIIERLVEPDRIFTFKVPWVDDKGDVQVNLGYRVQFNNAIGPYKGGIRFHASVNLSILKFLGFEQTFKNALTTLPMGGGKGGSDFSPRGKSDGEIMRFCQAFILELWRHIGPDTDVPAGDIGVGGREVGYMYGMYKKLKRENTGTFTGKGLEFGGSLIRPEATGFGGLYFVKQMLNTKGIDIKDKVIAVSGFGNVAWGAVTKATELGAKVVTLSGPDGYIYDPDGISGEKIDYMLELRASGNDIVQPYAEKFGARFFPGKRPWEQKVDIALPCATQNELDAEDARKLIANGVICVGEVSNMGCRPEAIDLFIENKIMYGPGKAVNAGGVATSGLEMTQNAMHITWPAEEVDARLHQIMSDIHAQCVKYGTEKDGYINYMKGANIAGFMKVAKAMMAQGII, encoded by the coding sequence ATGAACATCGATCTCGTTATTGCGTCGCTGGAAGCTAAACATCCCGGCGAAGATGAATACTTGCAAGCGGTGAAAGAAGTACTTACTTCTATCGAAGAAGTCTACAATGAACATCCCGAATTTGAAAAAGCAAAAATCATAGAACGATTGGTCGAGCCCGACCGGATATTTACCTTTAAAGTACCCTGGGTAGATGATAAAGGAGACGTACAGGTAAACCTGGGATACCGGGTACAGTTCAATAATGCTATCGGACCGTACAAAGGCGGCATCCGGTTTCATGCTTCGGTAAACCTCTCGATCCTTAAATTCCTCGGATTTGAACAAACCTTTAAAAACGCCTTAACCACCTTGCCTATGGGGGGTGGAAAAGGCGGATCCGATTTCAGTCCGCGAGGAAAATCCGATGGTGAGATCATGCGTTTTTGCCAGGCATTTATACTCGAATTATGGAGACACATCGGGCCAGATACCGACGTCCCGGCGGGAGATATAGGTGTAGGCGGCCGTGAAGTAGGTTATATGTACGGTATGTATAAAAAGTTGAAACGGGAAAATACAGGTACTTTTACTGGAAAAGGTCTCGAGTTTGGCGGATCGCTCATAAGGCCTGAAGCTACGGGGTTCGGCGGACTTTATTTCGTAAAACAAATGCTGAATACCAAAGGTATAGATATTAAAGATAAAGTGATCGCCGTGAGCGGTTTCGGTAATGTTGCTTGGGGGGCCGTCACTAAAGCGACCGAACTCGGAGCGAAAGTCGTAACGCTTTCGGGACCCGACGGATACATTTACGATCCCGACGGTATATCGGGTGAAAAAATCGATTATATGCTCGAATTAAGAGCTTCCGGTAATGATATCGTACAACCGTACGCCGAAAAATTCGGAGCCCGGTTCTTCCCGGGAAAACGCCCATGGGAACAAAAAGTAGATATCGCCCTTCCGTGTGCTACTCAGAATGAACTCGACGCAGAAGACGCCCGTAAACTGATCGCCAACGGGGTAATCTGCGTGGGTGAAGTATCCAATATGGGTTGCCGCCCCGAAGCGATCGACTTGTTCATCGAAAATAAGATCATGTACGGCCCCGGAAAAGCCGTAAACGCAGGCGGAGTCGCCACCTCGGGATTAGAAATGACCCAGAACGCCATGCATATCACCTGGCCGGCTGAAGAAGTCGACGCAAGGTTGCATCAGATTATGAGTGATATTCATGCGCAATGCGTTAAATACGGTACCGAAAAAGATGGGTATATCAACTACATGAAAGGTGCAAATATCGCCGGATTTATGAAAGTTGCCAAAGCGATGATGGCACAGGGGATTATTTAA